From Ruminococcus sp. HUN007, a single genomic window includes:
- a CDS encoding Pr6Pr family membrane protein — MSQKNIPDNELSKAQIILSAVLKIIVIISAVTGTLISALAGSDDFMGGRYVFMYFTIQSNIALAAICLAGLVMMLKNRRFSDVWYVVKFAGTISITLTGAVFCFVLAPTMKDAFNLQNVLTHIVVPLASVIDFFVTGIQSRIKKINSLWVTVPPLLYAGYAGIGYINNWQFATGYNYPYFFLNWGSPAGAFGFTKDLPYMGTAWWMIFLLIALIIVGFIYLLITDLLKRIFLRK; from the coding sequence ATGAGTCAGAAAAATATACCGGATAATGAACTTTCAAAAGCACAGATCATTTTATCTGCAGTGCTTAAGATAATTGTGATAATTTCCGCAGTTACCGGCACGCTGATAAGCGCGCTTGCCGGAAGCGACGACTTCATGGGCGGACGTTATGTGTTTATGTATTTTACCATACAGTCCAATATCGCACTTGCAGCCATATGCCTTGCAGGACTTGTTATGATGCTGAAAAACAGGCGGTTCAGTGACGTATGGTACGTTGTCAAGTTCGCAGGAACGATATCTATCACACTTACAGGAGCGGTTTTCTGCTTTGTGCTTGCGCCGACCATGAAAGATGCGTTCAATCTGCAGAACGTTCTTACACATATAGTTGTACCGCTCGCATCGGTTATCGACTTTTTCGTTACAGGGATCCAGAGCAGGATAAAAAAGATAAATTCACTCTGGGTCACAGTTCCGCCGCTGCTGTATGCGGGATATGCAGGTATCGGATACATAAATAACTGGCAGTTTGCCACAGGATACAATTATCCGTACTTCTTTCTGAACTGGGGAAGTCCGGCGGGAGCGTTCGGATTTACAAAGGATCTTCCGTACATGGGTACTGCCTGGTGGATGATCTTCCTGCTTATTGCACTGATAATCGTCGGATTTATCTATCTTCTTATAACCGATCTGCTTAAAAGGATATTTTTACGTAAATAA